A DNA window from Arachis duranensis cultivar V14167 chromosome 3, aradu.V14167.gnm2.J7QH, whole genome shotgun sequence contains the following coding sequences:
- the LOC107476626 gene encoding uncharacterized protein LOC107476626 has translation MESNRDEAAATMGGGEGEGQARIPAPNDKANPNPNPNTNPNSPNSTTRGSKARSCKGCAYYSSVHKSKSKNPTCVGFSSTLQQVPPYVVGETELEASKEGRSLANFKYACLGYSVYLDNKDSSADSQDKTAKLPFCTGLEVVLEERSSTSPAGQVPVNAHKEGAHRPHPQSQSQPQPQPRRYNKPPNTTAEEFLNRFRRNAILVAAGVVKNMNKVGNYVKETLDDILYRRPK, from the exons ATGGAGAGTAACAGAGATGAAGCAGCAGCAACAAtgggaggaggagaaggagaaggtcAAGCTCGAATCCCTGCTCCTAACGACAAAGCTAATCCGAATCCAAATCcaaacacaaaccctaattcTCCTAATAGCACCACTCGAGGATCCAAAGCAAGATCGTGTAAGGGATGTGCTTACTACTCTTCGGTTCACAAATCCAAATCCAAGAACCCTACTTGTGTTGGCTTCTCCAGTACGCTCCAACAAG TACCTCCATATGTTGTTGGAGAGACTGAGTTGGAAGCTTCAAAAGAGGGCCGCAGCCTTGCAAATTTCAAGTATGCTTGCCTTGGATACTCAGTCTACTTAGACAACAAGGACTCTTCTGCTGACTCACAGGACAAAACAGCGAAGTTGCCCTTTTGCACTGGGCTTGAG GTGGTGTTGGAGGAGAGGTCTTCAACTTCGCCTGCTGGCCAAGTTCCTGTAAATGCTCATAAAGAAG GTGCTCATCGACCTCATCCTCAATCACAATCACAACCACAACCACAACCCCGAAGATATAATAAACCTCCAAATACCACAGCAGAAGAATTCCTTAACAG GTTTCGAAGAAATGCAATCCTAGTGGCAGCCGGTGTTGTAAAAAACATGAACAAAGTGGGTAACTACGTAAAGGAGACCTTAGATGACATCTTATATAGGCGACCCAAGTGA
- the LOC107476625 gene encoding endoglucanase 24 — translation MKGVFVVALIAFPFLMAAKLASGSHDYQDALTKAVLFFEGQRSGFLPQDQRMSWRSNSGLSDGWTYNADLVGGYYDAGDNIKFGFPMAFTTTMLAWSVLEFGAIMPPNELRNAMLAIRWATDYLLKTVSQPNRIFVQVGDPRSDHDCWERPEDMDTARTVYAVDAPNAASDVAGETAAALAASSLVFWSTDPGYAETLLRNAISAFQFADNYRGAYSDNANVKYSACPYYCDFDGYQDELLWGAAWLRRATKDDNFLNYLQTNGKTLGADDNINEFGWDNKHAGLNVLVSKEVFEGNLYSLESFKASAESFMCTLIPESPSSHIEYTPGGLLFRPGGSNLQHATSISFLELVYANYLDHTSQSLNCGNVVVSAQTLRQHAKRQVDYILGDNPMGLSYMVGYSNYYPQRIHHRGSSLPSIKDHPQFIACKEGSMYYNSTDPNPNVLVGAIVGGPGEDDVYVDNRDDFRKSEPTTYINAPFIGVLAYFAANPNFS, via the exons ATGAAGGGAGTGTTTGTAGTTGCGCTCATTGCATTTCCATTCTTGATGGCTGCCAAGTTAGCGAGTGGAAGTCACGACTACCAAGACGCGTTGACGAAGGCAGTACTGTTCTTTGAAGGCCAGAGGTCAGGGTTCTTGCCGCAGGACCAGAGGATGAGCTGGCGTAGCAACTCCGGACTCAGCGACGGATGGACCTACAACGCCGATCTCGTTGGCGGTTACTACGACGCCGGCGACAACATCAAGTTTGGGTTTCCGATGGCATTCACCACCACTATGCTCGCTTGGAGCGTCCTTGAGTTCGGTGCCATCATGCCTCCCAATGAACTCAGAAACGCAATGCTTGCAATCCGTTGGGCTACTGATTACTTGCTCAAGACCGTTTCTCAGCCTAATCGGATTTTTGTTCAG GTGGGGGATCCACGCTCAGACCATGATTGTTGGGAGAGGCCTGAGGACATGGACACAGCCAGGACGGTGTACGCTGTTGATGCCCCAAACGCGGCTTCTGATGTTGCCGGTGAAACCGCGGCCGCGCTCGCAGCCTCATCCTTGGTATTCTGGTCAACTGACCCGGGTTATGCAGAAACATTGTTACGGAATGCTATTAGTGCCTTCCAATTTGCAGATAACTACAGGGGTGCTTACAGTGACAATGCCAATGTTAAGTATAGTGCTTGCCCATATTATTGTGATTTTGATGGATATCAG GACGAGTTATTGTGGGGTGCGGCATGGCTAAGAAGGGCCACGAAGGATGATAATTTCCTCAACTACCTTCAAACCAATGGCAAAACGCTTGGTGCTGACGACAACATCAATGAATTTGGTTGGGACAACAAGCATGCTGGCCTCAATGTTCTTGTCTCCAAG GAAGTCTTTGAAGGAAATCTATACTCACTTGAATCCTTCAAGGCGTCGGCCGAAAGCTTCATGTGCACGCTCATACCCGAATCTCCTAGCTCACACATAGAGTACACTCCTGGTGGACTTTTGTTTAGGCCCGGAGGGAGTAACTTGCAACATGCTACTTCAATTTCATTCCTTGAGTTGGTTTATGCTAATTACTTGGATCACACGTCACAGTCCCTCAATTGTGGGAATGTTGTCGTTAGCGCTCAAACACTTCGGCAACATGCTAAGAGGCAAGTTGATTACATTCTGGGTGATAATCCAATGGGGTTATCGTACATGGTTGGATATAGCAACTACTATCCGCAGCGCATTCATCACCGTGGCTCCTCTTTACCTTCCATCAAGGATCATCCTCAGTTTATTGCATGCAAGGAAGGTTCAATGTACTACAACTCCACTGATCCAAACCCAAATGTGCTTGTGGGAGCCATCGTTGGAGGACCTGGGGAAGATGATGTGTATGTGGATAATAGGGATGATTTTAGAAAATCCGAGCCAACCACATACATCAATGCACCATTTATTGGTGTTCTAGCATATTTTGCTGCTAATCCTAACTTCAGTTAA
- the LOC107476624 gene encoding fructose-bisphosphate aldolase 1, chloroplastic isoform X2, whose amino-acid sequence MASASASATLLKSSPVLDKSEWVKGQTLRQTAVSLARTNSATPSPLTIRAGSYADELVKTAKTIASPGRGILAMDESNATCGKRLASIGLENTEANRQAYRTLLVSAPGLGQFISGAILFEETLYQSTVDGKKIVDVLVEQNIVPGIKVDKGLVPLAGSNDESWCQGLDGLASRSAAYYQQGARFAKWRTVVSIPNGPSALAVKEAAWGLARYAAISQDNGLVPIVEPEILLDGEHGIDRTFEVAKKVWAEVFFYLAENNVQFEGILLKPSMVTPGAESKDRASPQKVADYTLKLLHSRIPPAVPGIMFLSGGQSEVEATLNLNAMNQSPNPWHVSFSYARALQNTCLKTWGGRPENVKAAQDALLFRAKSNSLAQLGKYTGDGESEEAKKELFVKGYSY is encoded by the exons ATGGCCTCAGCATCAGCATCAGCAACTCTTCTAAAATCATCCCCAGTTCTCGACAAGTCTGAGTGGGTTAAAGGCCAAACACTTCGCCAAACTGCAGTGTCTCTTGCAAGAACTAACTCTGccaccccttcaccactcaccaTCAGAGCTGGTTCCTATGCCGACGAGCTCGTAAAGACCGCC AAAACTATTGCCTCACCGGGGCGTGGTATTCTGGCCATGGATGAGTCGAATGCTACCTGTGGGAAGCGTTTGGCTTCAATTGGGTTAGAGAACACCGAAGCTAACCGCCAAGCATACCGTACCCTGCTTGTGTCAGCACCAGGCCTTGGTCAGTTCATATCTGGCGCCATTCTCTTTGAGGAAACTCTCTACCAATCCACCGTTGATGGCAAGAAGATTGTTGATGTACTTGTTGAGCAAAACATTGTTCCCGGTATCAAAGTTGACAAG GGTTTGGTGCCATTGGCTGGTTCCAATGATGAGTCATGGTGCCAAGGTTTGGATGGTCTTGCCTCTCGTTCAGCTGCATACTACCAGCAAGGTGCTCGTTTCGCCAAATG GCGTACCGTTGTGAGCATCCCCAATGGTCCTTCTGCTCTTGCAGTTAAGGAAGCAGCCTGGGGTCTGGCTCGCTATGCTGCCATTTCTCAG GACAATGGCTTGGTCCCAATTGTGGAGCCAGAGATCTTGCTTGATGGTGAACATGGCATTGACAGGACTTTTGAGGTAGCGAAAAAGGTTTGGGCTGAGGTATTCTTCTACCTTGCTGAGAACAATGTCCAGTTTGAGGGTATCCTCCTTAAGCCTAGCATGGTTACTCCTGGAGCCGAGTCCAAGGACAGGGCCTCTCCTCAGAAAGTTGCTGACTACACACTCAAGCTTCTTCACAGCAGAATTCCTCCGGCCGTCCCCGGAATTATG TTCTTGTCTG GTGGACAATCTGAGGTGGAAGCAACCCTCAACTTGAATGCAATGAACCAATCTCCAAACCCATGGCATGTGTCCTTCTCATATGCCAGAGCCCTCCAAAACACTTGCTTGAAGACATGGGGAGGCCGTCCGGAGAATGTCAAGGCTGCTCAAGATGCCCTCCTTTTCCGTGCCAAGTCCAACTCACTTGCTCAGCTTGGAAAGTACACCGGCGACGGCGAATCTGAGGAAGCCAAGAAAGAGTTGTTTGTGAAGGGCTACTCCTACTAA
- the LOC107476624 gene encoding fructose-bisphosphate aldolase 1, chloroplastic isoform X1 produces MASASASATLLKSSPVLDKSEWVKGQTLRQTAVSLARTNSATPSPSALTIRAGSYADELVKTAKTIASPGRGILAMDESNATCGKRLASIGLENTEANRQAYRTLLVAAPGLGQFISGAILFEETLYQSTVDGKKIVDLLKEQSIVPGIKVDKGLVPLAGSNDESWCQGLDGLASRSAAYYQQGARFAKWRTVVSIPNGPSALAVKEAAWGLARYAAISQDNGLVPIVEPEILLDGEHGIDRTFEVAKKVWAEVFFYLAENNVQFEGILLKPSMVTPGAESKDRASPQKVADYTLKLLHSRIPPAVPGIMFLSGGQSEVEATLNLNAMNQSPNPWHVSFSYARALQNTCLKTWGGRPENVKAAQDALLFRAKSNSLAQLGKYTGDGESEEAKKELFVKGYSY; encoded by the exons ATGGCCTCAGCATCAGCATCAGCAACTCTTCTCAAGTCATCCCCAGTTCTTGACAAGTCTGAGTGGGTTAAAGGCCAAACACTTCGCCAAACTGCGGTGTCTCTTGCAAGAACCAACTCTGCCACCCCATCACCATCAGCACTCACCATCAGAGCTGGTTCCTATGCCGATGAGCTCGTCAAGACCGCG AAAACTATTGCTTCACCTGGGCGAGGGATTTTGGCCATGGATGAGTCAAATGCAACCTGTGGGAAGCGTTTGGCCTCAATTGGGCTAGAGAACACTGAAGCTAACCGCCAAGCATACCGTACCCTCCTTGTGGCAGCACCAGGCCTTGGTCAGTTCATCTCCGGTGCCATTCTCTTTGAGGAAACTCTCTACCAATCCACCGTTGATGGCAAGAAAATTGTTGATTTACTTAAAGAGCAAAGCATTGTTCCTGGTATCAAAGTCGACAAG GGTTTGGTGCCCTTGGCTGGTTCCAATGATGAGTCATGGTGCCAAGGTTTGGATGGTCTTGCCTCTCGCTCAGCCGCATACTACCAGCAAGGTGCTCGTTTCGCCAAATG GCGCACTGTTGTGAGCATACCCAATGGTCCCTCTGCTTTGGCTGTCAAGGAAGCAGCATGGGGTTTGGCTCGCTATGCAGCCATTTCTCAG GACAATGGCTTGGTCCCAATTGTGGAGCCAGAGATCTTGCTTGATGGTGAACATGGCATTGACAGGACTTTTGAGGTAGCGAAAAAGGTTTGGGCTGAGGTTTTCTTCTACCTTGCTGAGAACAATGTCCAGTTTGAGGGTATCCTCCTTAAGCCTAGCATGGTTACTCCTGGAGCTGAGTCCAAAGACAGGGCCTCTCCTCAAAAAGTTGCTGACTACACACTCAAGCTCCTTCACAGCAGAATTCCCCCGGCCGTCCCCGGAATTATG TTCTTGTCAGGTGGACAATCTGAGGTGGAAGCAACCCTCAACTTGAATGCAATGAACCAATCTCCAAACCCATGGCATGTGTCCTTCTCATATGCCAGAGCCCTCCAAAACACTTGCTTGAAGACATGGGGAGGCCGTCCGGAGAATGTCAAGGCTGCTCAAGATGCCCTCCTTTTCCGTGCCAAGTCCAACTCACTTGCTCAGCTTGGAAAGTACACCGGCGACGGCGAATCTGAGGAAGCCAAGAAAGAGTTGTTTGTGAAGGGCTACTCCTACTAA
- the LOC107476623 gene encoding B-box zinc finger protein 19, translated as MRTLCDVCENAAAILFCAADEAALCGSCDDKVHMCNKLASRHVRVGLADPSDVPRCDICENAPAFFYCEIDGSSLCLQCDMIVHVGGKRTHERYLLLRQRIEFPSDKTGGLDEFGLQTLDQNEPRRDQSQSIKLNARDNHQSHNHKVISVTMLENNIDGHRKVDKKLFDLNTRPQRINGSTSNNLDKDILGSNNHDSIGVVPVELFKQEAEK; from the exons ATGAGAACCCTGTGCGACGTATGCGAAAACGCCGCTGCAATTTTATTCTGCGCCGCCGACGAGGCCGCTCTTTGCGGCTCTTGCGATGACAAG GTCCACATGTGTAACAAACTTGCTAGTAGACATGTTCGAGTTGGACTTGCTGATCCTAGTGATGTTCCTCGatgtgatatatgtgaaaatGCACCTG CTTTCTTTTACTGTGAGATAGACGGTAGTTCGTTGTGTCTACAATGTGATATGATAGTACATGTTGGTGGTAAAAGAACTCATGAAAGGTATCTCTTGTTGAGACAGAGAATTGAG TTTCCAAGTGACAAAACTGGTGGATTGGATGAATTTGGATTGCAAACTTTGGATCAAAATGAACCAAGGAGAGACCAGAGTCAATCAATCAAGCTGAATGCAAGAGATAACCACCAGAGTCACAATCACAAGGTTATATCAGTTACAATGCTAGAAAATAATATTGATGGTCATAGAAAAGTGGACAAAAAACTGTTTGATCTTAATACCAGGCCACAACGGATAAATGGTTCAACATCAAACAACCTG GATAAGGATATATTgggcagtaataatcatgattCTATTGGTGTTGTACCGGTAGAATTGTTCAAACAAGAAGCTGAGAAGTAA